In Zingiber officinale cultivar Zhangliang chromosome 9B, Zo_v1.1, whole genome shotgun sequence, the genomic window ggtcacgggttcgaatcctagaaacgACCTCTTGCAAAAGGCAGGgcaaggctgcgtacaatggatccttccccgggactccGCATAgcgggagtttcgtgcaccgagctgtccttttttttttctctctcctcaatctctcttaccatactctctctctatattttatctcatcacactttctctctcttcattttcttccatcacactctctctcaacacacattctctaccattttctctcggtattctctctcatcatacatactctctcattattttctctctcttcattctctccttattttttcatcatattttctctctcctcaatctctcctatcatactctctctccgtattttctctcatcaaactttctctctcttcattttcttccatcacacactctctcctcattttctctcatcacactttccctctcttcattttttcacatcacactttctctctcgtcacattttctcatcatactttctctcctcaatctctcattttctctcatcacactttatctctcttcagttttcccatcactctttctctctcaacacactttctctctcatcatactttttctcttttcaatctctcctatcacgctctctctcctcattttttctcatcacactttctctctcttcattttcccatcacactttctctctcatcattctctctcatcatatgtttctctcacattcaactttctcttccatataattttttctcttattttcctttaagggtaaaaatggaaattttggttcattccgattgaaaatattcaactaaccaaatattatttttaagaatgatacccaagctcatgcctattctcattctgattcctaggagagaaccaaacgtcaCCTAAAACTACCTCTATAAAATGTTCAATTTCAACTACCTCCCATATCAGTCGAGTGACTATCTTTGCTACTATAACAATGCCAAAGTAGgcaataagttttatgcttctttGTTTCTTAAAATAGATGGTTTTTTAGAATTGATAATGTAGAACATGGACAGTGAGCAACATAATAATCACTGTCTTCCTTGTTTTTCTCTTTCTTGCTCTTCCTTTTTTAGCACACCTTTTATCAGTTTCTTTgccctctttatttttttcactAAATTTCCTTACCTTCATTCAGGAAGCTGATGTTGCAATGCTTTAGCATATTTtcctctaattttttccttcttaATTAGCACATAGGTTGTGgcaatacaaataaaataaaactaacatGCCAAAAAGTAAAGGTTTAACATATCTAATGTTtttttttcactatttttttttgttgatctTGGTAGTGAAAGAGCCATAGTATGCTtataccaaggtttaaaatttcgacccgtgccgaggtttcggtcctagATCGGAACGATATGATTTCGGTGTCGTGTCAtgccgtgccgatatagtttcggtattttttaaatataaaatatattaattaaaaactaaactatttaacataaatatttaaaaaataagcaatataaaaataatcttttaagaaaggaaaagatatgaaaatagataaataaataaataaaaaatttattataatttttaaattaaaataaatgaaatataaaattaattagataattttattagggtttaataaaacCTCTTAAGATTATCTCcatcatagctaggagttgattaaaataattaacctaagtttaattaaaaaaattctgaaaTCCGACACCACTCGCGAGCCTGCATGACTTTGGCACTGCCGCGGGGTGGCACGACCCCTCAGCCATGGCCACGGGGATTGCGTGACTCCTTCGGGGCGACCGCGTTGGCCGTGCGACCCCTCTACAACGACTGTAGGGTCACACAATGCCTCCGCGGCGGCAGTGGAAGGATTATGCGACCCCTCTGCCGCTGTTGTGGGGTCGAGTGACCCCTCTGTTGTGACCACGGGGTCGCAACACGTCGCAGCTGTAGTGGGTCTGGTGTCGGGGTCGTGTCAGTGCCGGTCGCCGAGTGGAACGAGATGTTTCGCCCGTTTCGATCGTCTCGgcacgacactttaaaccatggCTTATACTAATAAATTCTCTTGGATTAGTCATCATTGTCTTTTTAAAGTAACCTTACTCTATAATGTGAGGACAAAGGGATGCAATTTTGTTATCTCAATCGAACAGAGCAAGATTGCCTTGACTAGCACATAGCATGTTAGGCAATGCTAAATGGTTACAACTTTCTTCAACAGTAATTTCCTTACAAAATGTTATCATTATGCAAGGATGTAGGAATCTTGAAATGAAAAAACTGTTTATAGTTAATGCAGGATGGATGTTCATGATTTgcattattatattaaattattaatgTTAGGAATATTTATACAAATTTCATTTAGATAATCAAATATTTGCTATTGTCAAAAGTTGTGACTAGTTTTAGAAATATTTCACTTGTTGCAGTCACAATATTCTTCAAAGAAGAAGCCAGTCTAATGACTGGCTGCATAAGTTACCAGAAATAGTCAAACGCTTGGAAGAATGTATGTTCAGAGATACTGGAACAAAGGTATCATTTCTACTTTACGAAGATATTAATTTTCTTGACAGTTTCAATTTATCTCAATATCTTGAAGTCCAAATCCATGGTATTTTTAAGTATAGTAGGTCTATCACAGGCCTCTTTGTTGACTTTAATGCTAAAGGTTCtctctttctctcctttttctatttttattttattcggtATAGTCATCATTTTCTTTCCTATGCTAACCCTTACAAGTTTTGCAATACGCATTGAACTTTGGCCAGGATGAGTATTTGACTTTGTATACGGAGTCGGATGAAAATCGCTTCTTTGCCGTTATAAGGAGTATTTCTAACAGAAAACAACGTGCATCACAGCAAGTTAGATCTTCTTCTACCCCTGGCATGATGATTCCAATGCCTAGGATACAGCAAAATAGAAATGTACAATCAATAATATCTGGTTCAGTTGAGAAGCCCAAAATTAGTAGTTCAAGTGTTGAATGTTCTCCAGCAACAAGTGTGGGAAATTTGCAACCAACCGGGAATGGTCTGACTGATGTCAATTCCTCAATTCATTTGGCTAATGGTAATTCAGTCTGCGTATTCCATCTTTTTTATTTGCCGTTTGCCTCTCTTTGGTTTCATATGTACAGGGATGAGACTTTTTCTTCTGTGCAGTTTCCAATTGCCATCGGAGACAAGGTACTGACTTTCCTCTTGGTTCAGGTGTAAGAAATATAATGCATTCAAACTCCACTGGCATGCCAAGGCAATCTAGTCAGATGATTCCAACACCAGGATATGTAGATCCACAGGCTGTATCCTTAGTCTCAGAATCTTCTAATGCAATTAATCTTTCCAGGTGTGATTCTACAATACCTTCGGAATTACAACAGACAAGGAATGTTGGAAACCCAAGCAACCACTTATTACATAGTTTAGGAGGGCAGATTGATTCTGGTATCAGGTCAAATAATCTGCAGAAGACTTTACTGCATAGCATGCCAAATGGAGTCATAAATAGTGGTCTGGATTCAGTTGGGAGCAACGTGCAATTTAACAGGTCTACTAATTTAGAGGGATTGATAAAGACTGGGCCTATGCAACAGCACTTTGATCAGCAAATACACCAATCTAGAATGCCAGGTAATGCTATCAGTATGAGAATCTGTTATCCTGAGTTTTCCATTTTCCAGATACCTTTTGATTTTTTATGCTGTCTTCGTACTAGTAATCAGATTGTACATATCCAGGATCTAATCGTTTATGTGATATTGTATTTATGTGTGGATCAAGTGGTGGAATGCTATGGTGGTTTTTAGACTTAATTTATGCATGTGTGCTTAAACAATATCCCATTTTTGTTCATAACATGTTTTTTATGTTATCTCCTTGTTAGTAATCTTAGAGTCCAACAATCAATCAGGAAATTGAGTACCTGATTTTTTAATGCAGTTATATATTTACCTATGAATACTGGAAAAAGCAAAcaatattattaaattttctgTCAATTTCTTGATACATAGtaaatgcaaaaataaattttaatgtcATTATTGTTAACCTTGGAGGTACTACGTGGAGGAGATTCTATGTTCAACTGAGCACCATGTTAAACTGAATCTACCTGTATCTTGGGTCAACAGACTGGCAGTGATTTTACTTTCTTATGCGTATACAACAATCTTCATGCAAATTTGCTGCACCTACTTTGTTTCTGGAAGTGTACCTTATAAATTGTAATACTGTTGTAATGTATGCAGTGCCATTGTCTGAGCAAATGTTGTCTAGTGGAGTCAATGTTTATGCTATGAAAGTAACTGATATATCAGGATCTGATAATGATCATGGCCATGGTTCATCTGTATTATCTGCTATGAATAATCTCAACAGTGGTAGTTTGCAAACAAGAGTGGGAACAAATCCAAGCTTGCTACACcatcaaacaaatttaaatcCACAGTACACACAAATAAGGCCTCACACAATTGATCCTTcacaaaaatttaatctaaatgcATCACAATTGACAAATGAGGTATTGCAATCACAATCACAGGTGCAGCAATCTCAGCAACAAGTTAGTTCATCTTATCCTCAGTTCTTTCAAAACCAAACTAAACTGCTATTGTTacaacagcaacagcagcagcaaAGTCAACAAAACCAAATATCGTTACCACCTGACACACTGAGACAGACTTCAGGAACTTCTTTAGATGAGCAAATGCCAGGGCATGAACTTATGACCCCTTCTGGGGCATTGCATTCACAAGTTTCCCAGCAGATCCAAGCATCAGAATCACAATCTAATTTTTTTGATGTCCATTCTAGAGCACAATTTGTCAACCCGTTATCTGGGTCTGAAGATTTTCTTGTTCAGATTCCACAGGGTTCACAACAATCATTGCACCCAAATGTTTTGGTTGATAATTTTCAAAGGTGTATCAACAACCAGTCTAGTGAATCCCAAACAAGGGACCAATTTCAACTTCAACCTTCACGAGGGGTACAAGTGCTGAATAAGCTTTCAAGTGAAGAGCCTTCGGAATTTCATCAGAAAATCACAGTTAAAAATGAAGTTCAGCAACCTCACATGTCCCTTCAGGGATGTAATGCCAGCGCTGCTACAATGATGCCCCATTTTTCTAGCAGATTAGCTCCTGGCCTGGAGGAATCTGTAGGTAAATCGAATTATCTGAAGCAAATTAGGTGGTTGTTGTTTTTGCACCATGCTCGGCGTTGCCCTTCTCCAAAGGGTCAATGCCCAGAAGTTAATTGCTTAAGAGTACAAGAGTTAATAACTCACATACGCTGCTGCGATAGTGACTCATGTGAATATGCCCGCTGTAAGCCTAGTAGGGTCCTTCTTCATCATTTTCATTATTGCCGAGCAGCTAATTGCCCTGTATGTGTGTCGGTTCATAGCCTTATGGCATCTTGTAGAATACCTGCTCGTGCTTTATCTGATGCTGGTTCAGAGAGTCAGGCTGTTGCCTCCAATACTACAAGCAAGGGAAGAGATTCTAATGAAATCACTGGTGATATGGAGTCTAGGTTCACAACGATGCAACTTACCTGTGCTTTAGCTGATGTTGTACCAGGAAGCCAGATGGATGTTGACAATGGTAGGATCAAGAGAGATGGAGCGATTGCTGAACTGTCTGATGATAAGCTGGCTAAATGCAGGAAAATTCAGCATGCATCTCTTCTTGTTACTAACAATGGATCATCTGCAGCCTTGCATTCTTCTAAGGACAATTCATATGGCTTCCAGGAAGCACAGTTTCAGAATTGCAAACAAACTGACATGGTCATGTCCGTTAAATGTGAAACTTTTGATACAAAGACTGAACAATTCATTAGCACTGGACACGAAAAATTCACAACCAATGGAAGTGGCATTGAACAAAACCAGATTAAAATAATTGATATGAAATCTAATGCTTCTAATCATGTTAAGTGTATTGTTAAGCAAGAAACCTTGATGGTTGAAGAGAAGATTGATCAGGCAAGAAATGATATCAAGCAGGAAAACTTTGAGAAGTCAACTGATCAGGCAACTGCAAGTAAATCAGGGAAGCCAAAGATAAAAGGTGTTTCCTTAACTGAGCTATTCACTCCAGAACAAATCAGGGACCATATTCATAGTCTGAGGCGATGGGATGGCCAGGTTAGCTGTTGAACAATCAAAATCTGTTGCTATCATCATAAAGTTTTATCAAATTACTTCCTCAAAATTATGATGATTAGTAGACTATATTTGTTTGGGCTTTCAGAAACTATAATGTTGTTTTCTCCATCATGTATCTTTGGCATATTTTACATAGCAAAATATGATATGCTTGTTTGGGTTTGGATACAAAGTTTTTTTTAGCTCAGGCTATCTTGAGAAAAGAATGCAAAAAAGCAAAAGGAATTTGTACAAATTAGTAAAATAATCTCTGGATATCCTGTTCTTATTTTTCTGCacttataaaatttctttattaGGAGAGGACTTGATTAGTTATGCATTATATCTTTCATGGTTATTGTTGGATCTTCACATTGCTTGTGTTATAGACATTACTTTGTAGAAGTAAACACTAGGCTAGTTGTCTTTCCAATCACATTTCTATTTCTCGTTGGTGGTATCAGGCTGCTTGGAAGCATTTTTAGCTGCTAAATTTCTTGTGTTGCTTACCTACTATATTCTTTCTGTGTGATAAATAATGCCACAGTATGAAAGCTATTAGAAACATTTCTACcgcattatttatttatttatttgcaaTTTTTTCTCATATCTTCAAAATTGGCTGTCACAGAGTAAGGCTAAAGCTGAAAAGAATCAAGCAATAGGACACTCAATGAATGAGAATTCGTGTCAACTTTGTGCAGTGGAAAAGCTTACATTTGATCCAACTCCACTATATTGTTCAATATGTGGTGCAAGGATAAAGCGGAATGCTATGTACTACACAGTTGGAAGTGGTGAAACCCGTCACTACTTTTGCATCCCATGCTATAATGAGGCTCGTAGTGATACTATAGCAGTTGAAGGCTCTACACTTCTCAAGGCAAAGCTTGAAAAGAAGAAAAATGATGAGGAAACAGAAGAATGGGTAAAATCTTGAGACCGTAGATCttgattttcttatttttctttcaaaatatgTATTTTGTTCTTCCTTTTATCTTTTTGTGATTATGCTTTATCTCCTGATGTTTCATGTAGTGGGTACAATGTGATAAATGTGAAGCTTGGCAACATCAAATATGCTCTCTCTTTAATGGccgaagaaatgagagaggccaAGCTGAATATACTTGCCCAAATTGTTATGTAAAGGAGATAGAAAATGGTGAACACAAACCTTTACCCCAGAGTGCTGTTCTCGGTGCAAAAGATCTTCCAACAACAATCCTCAGTGATCACATAGAACAACGACTCTTCAAGCGACTCAAGCAAGAGAGAATGGATAGAGCTAGACTGCTTGGCAAAAACATAGAGGAGGTTATTCCGATGACTAATTCCCTActctatcttttttattttttactaaaACTCCTTCCGTATCTGGGTCTTATGCTTGGCAGTTATGACTCCGAATACAGTCACATGTTAATTAACCTGATCTTCCCATCAATTGATAGACTACCATCTTATTTGAATAATTCTTTTATCAATTTAATAGTTATATCAAGAAGGTTCATGTGGCTATTGATATACATGTCTTAAGACTCCATGCATTTAACTGAACATATTTTGGATAAGGGTGGCTTATTTTTTGTTGTTTAGTAGTAGGAGAAAGGTTTTGCTGAGTGGaagttgaaaaatataaatttcagGAAAATTGCCTCCCCTTCAAAAAAGAATCATTTTTATCCTAGATCCACCATTCACTATTAGTAATTTTTGAATTGAAGTTAATTTCATTAGGTGCAATCAATTAAATTACTCACTCAAGTCAGTGATGATTTCATTATAATCAtataaatatttgattgttaCAAGCTAAAAATCTTATAAAAACAATAATAGTCTTCATCTAGCTGTATGTTCCCAATTATTTGGGGTCATCTACACGAATCTTGCCCATTGAGGTTTATGCAAATCTATGTTATTAGTAATATTCCAATCAATTAAATCACACTAAAGTTTTATTTGGTTTGCCTTACTCCTTCACTCTAACAGATTCAATTCTTCCTAACTATATGTCATATTGTTCTCCTTTAAGCATATCCATATACCAGCTACCATATTCTCATTTCATCATttattagatatttttattttatcatttctAGTTAACGCAATGTCTTAGCATTATCATTTCTTTGTGCCTATTAGTTCTTAATAGTCCAAATACTTTGATCCACAACCCCTCGATAGTAGATACTACTTGGTGTACGACAAGAAAATATTTATATGCATCATTTCTCAATCTCATAGGATTTCTTGTCTCAGTTAGCAATCTTACGAGACAAACAAGAAATATGAAAGGGAATTCTAAACTATTTATTGAATCAATGGAAGCATGGGTtgaaggcccttatataggctGCACATTCTACAATGAGTTATTTTTACTAAAACTCATACTGACTAGGCtcgattttttcagaaatagtaAAAGTAAAATATGGGTTGTTCTTATTAAAATTCATATTAACTAGGTTAGGTGTGATGGAAATAatataagtaaaatatttttttttgtattttagaCCAAAGTAAAAAACTATTAGCTCTAATAACTTGTTTTTATTAAAAACGTACAAAGTAAGATAGATGTACTAGAATGATAGTTTGAAATTTTGTACCATGCTGAGTGAAAGAGTCTAAATGTATTGTTCCAGTAAATACCGAAATACTATTGTTCCAGTAAAAAATTGAAACTCCGGCATGTCTCGAGATTTTAAAACTTGACTGAAAtagtaaaatttaaattaaatgaaatttcATTTTAGGACAaaccaaattcaaaataaaatataatttagacCTTTAACCACACATTGGATTGGGGTATTATTTTAAAATGACCTATTTTTATTTGCATCATCTATCTTAACATTTCAATTTTCAATCGCTGCTCA contains:
- the LOC122025691 gene encoding histone acetyltransferase HAC1-like isoform X3; its protein translation is MKSNAHISGQAASQTGLQMPGLPQQINNSMASQMQNIDPRKVDSEFLQLRIRMQQKIHNILQRRSQSNDWLHKLPEIVKRLEECMFRDTGTKDEYLTLYTESDENRFFAVIRSISNRKQRASQQVRSSSTPGMMIPMPRIQQNRNVQSIISGSVEKPKISSSSVECSPATSVGNLQPTGNGLTDVNSSIHLANVSNCHRRQGTDFPLGSGVRNIMHSNSTGMPRQSSQMIPTPGYVDPQAVSLVSESSNAINLSRCDSTIPSELQQTRNVGNPSNHLLHSLGGQIDSGIRSNNLQKTLLHSMPNGVINSGLDSVGSNVQFNRSTNLEGLIKTGPMQQHFDQQIHQSRMPVPLSEQMLSSGVNVYAMKVTDISGSDNDHGHGSSVLSAMNNLNSGSLQTRVGTNPSLLHHQTNLNPQYTQIRPHTIDPSQKFNLNASQLTNEVLQSQSQQQQQQSQQNQISLPPDTLRQTSGTSLDEQMPGHELMTPSGALHSQVSQQIQASESQSNFFDVHSRAQFVNPLSGSEDFLVQIPQGSQQSLHPNVLVDNFQRCINNQSSESQTRDQFQLQPSRGVQVLNKLSSEEPSEFHQKITVKNEVQQPHMSLQGCNASAATMMPHFSSRLAPGLEESVGKSNYLKQIRWLLFLHHARRCPSPKGQCPEVNCLRVQELITHIRCCDSDSCEYARCKPSRVLLHHFHYCRAANCPVCVSVHSLMASCRIPARALSDAGSESQAVASNTTSKGRDSNEITGDMESRFTTMQLTCALADVVPGSQMDVDNGRIKRDGAIAELSDDKLAKCRKIQHASLLVTNNGSSAALHSSKDNSYGFQEAQFQNCKQTDMVMSVKCETFDTKTEQFISTGHEKFTTNGSGIEQNQIKIIDMKSNASNHVKCIVKQETLMVEEKIDQARNDIKQENFEKSTDQATASKSGKPKIKGVSLTELFTPEQIRDHIHSLRRWDGQSKAKAEKNQAIGHSMNENSCQLCAVEKLTFDPTPLYCSICGARIKRNAMYYTVGSGETRHYFCIPCYNEARSDTIAVEGSTLLKAKLEKKKNDEETEEWWVQCDKCEAWQHQICSLFNGRRNERGQAEYTCPNCYVKEIENGEHKPLPQSAVLGAKDLPTTILSDHIEQRLFKRLKQERMDRARLLGKNIEEVPGAEGLVVRVVSSVDKKLEVKRRFLEIFQEENYPKEFPYKSKALLLFQKIEGVEVCLFAMYVQEFGSECSFPNQRRVYLSYLDSVKYFRPDTISVTGEALRTVVYHEILIGYLEYCKKRGFTSCYIWACPPLKGEDYILYCHPEIQKTPKSDKLREWYLAMLRKATKENVVADVTNLYDHFFVNTGECKTKVTAARLPYFDGDYWPGAAEDMINQLCLEDDSRKQQKKGKTKSTISKRALKAAGHIDLSGNASKDALLMQKLGETIYPMKEDFIMVHLQHACTHCCELMVSGTRWVCNQCKNFQLCAKCNGLEQRFDERERHPITSQDKHVLCPIEINDVTMDTKDEDEILESEFFDTRQAFLSLCQGNHYQYDTLRRAKHSSMMVLYHLHNPTAPAFVMTCNVCQHDIETGQGWHCETCSDFDVCNGCYQKEGGIDHPHKLTNHPSTAECDAQNKEARQNRVLQLRKMLDLLVHASQCRIPQCQYPNCRKVKSLFRHGIQCKTRASGGCLLCKRMWYLLQLHSRACNKSECSVPRCRDLREHLRRLQQQSESRRRAAVMEMMRQRAAEVS
- the LOC122025691 gene encoding histone acetyltransferase HAC1-like isoform X1 is translated as MKSNAHISGQAASQTGLQMPGLPQQINNSMASQMQNIDPRKVDSEFLQLRIRMQQKIHNILQRRSQSNDWLHKLPEIVKRLEECMFRDTGTKDEYLTLYTESDENRFFAVIRSISNRKQRASQQVRSSSTPGMMIPMPRIQQNRNVQSIISGSVEKPKISSSSVECSPATSVGNLQPTGNGLTDVNSSIHLANVSNCHRRQGTDFPLGSGVRNIMHSNSTGMPRQSSQMIPTPGYVDPQAVSLVSESSNAINLSRCDSTIPSELQQTRNVGNPSNHLLHSLGGQIDSGIRSNNLQKTLLHSMPNGVINSGLDSVGSNVQFNRSTNLEGLIKTGPMQQHFDQQIHQSRMPVPLSEQMLSSGVNVYAMKVTDISGSDNDHGHGSSVLSAMNNLNSGSLQTRVGTNPSLLHHQTNLNPQYTQIRPHTIDPSQKFNLNASQLTNEVLQSQSQVQQSQQQVSSSYPQFFQNQTKLLLLQQQQQQQSQQNQISLPPDTLRQTSGTSLDEQMPGHELMTPSGALHSQVSQQIQASESQSNFFDVHSRAQFVNPLSGSEDFLVQIPQGSQQSLHPNVLVDNFQRCINNQSSESQTRDQFQLQPSRGVQVLNKLSSEEPSEFHQKITVKNEVQQPHMSLQGCNASAATMMPHFSSRLAPGLEESVGKSNYLKQIRWLLFLHHARRCPSPKGQCPEVNCLRVQELITHIRCCDSDSCEYARCKPSRVLLHHFHYCRAANCPVCVSVHSLMASCRIPARALSDAGSESQAVASNTTSKGRDSNEITGDMESRFTTMQLTCALADVVPGSQMDVDNGRIKRDGAIAELSDDKLAKCRKIQHASLLVTNNGSSAALHSSKDNSYGFQEAQFQNCKQTDMVMSVKCETFDTKTEQFISTGHEKFTTNGSGIEQNQIKIIDMKSNASNHVKCIVKQETLMVEEKIDQARNDIKQENFEKSTDQATASKSGKPKIKGVSLTELFTPEQIRDHIHSLRRWDGQSKAKAEKNQAIGHSMNENSCQLCAVEKLTFDPTPLYCSICGARIKRNAMYYTVGSGETRHYFCIPCYNEARSDTIAVEGSTLLKAKLEKKKNDEETEEWWVQCDKCEAWQHQICSLFNGRRNERGQAEYTCPNCYVKEIENGEHKPLPQSAVLGAKDLPTTILSDHIEQRLFKRLKQERMDRARLLGKNIEEVPGAEGLVVRVVSSVDKKLEVKRRFLEIFQEENYPKEFPYKSKALLLFQKIEGVEVCLFAMYVQEFGSECSFPNQRRVYLSYLDSVKYFRPDTISVTGEALRTVVYHEILIGYLEYCKKRGFTSCYIWACPPLKGEDYILYCHPEIQKTPKSDKLREWYLAMLRKATKENVVADVTNLYDHFFVNTGECKTKVTAARLPYFDGDYWPGAAEDMINQLCLEDDSRKQQKKGKTKSTISKRALKAAGHIDLSGNASKDALLMQKLGETIYPMKEDFIMVHLQHACTHCCELMVSGTRWVCNQCKNFQLCAKCNGLEQRFDERERHPITSQDKHVLCPIEINDVTMDTKDEDEILESEFFDTRQAFLSLCQGNHYQYDTLRRAKHSSMMVLYHLHNPTAPAFVMTCNVCQHDIETGQGWHCETCSDFDVCNGCYQKEGGIDHPHKLTNHPSTAECDAQNKEARQNRVLQLRKMLDLLVHASQCRIPQCQYPNCRKVKSLFRHGIQCKTRASGGCLLCKRMWYLLQLHSRACNKSECSVPRCRDLREHLRRLQQQSESRRRAAVMEMMRQRAAEVS
- the LOC122025691 gene encoding probable histone acetyltransferase HAC-like 1 isoform X2; protein product: MKSNAHISGQAASQTGLQMPGLPQQINNSMASQMQNIDPRKVDSEFLQLRIRMQQKIHNILQRRSQSNDWLHKLPEIVKRLEECMFRDTGTKDEYLTLYTESDENRFFAVIRSISNRKQRASQQVRSSSTPGMMIPMPRIQQNRNVQSIISGSVEKPKISSSSVECSPATSVGNLQPTGNGLTDVNSSIHLANGVRNIMHSNSTGMPRQSSQMIPTPGYVDPQAVSLVSESSNAINLSRCDSTIPSELQQTRNVGNPSNHLLHSLGGQIDSGIRSNNLQKTLLHSMPNGVINSGLDSVGSNVQFNRSTNLEGLIKTGPMQQHFDQQIHQSRMPVPLSEQMLSSGVNVYAMKVTDISGSDNDHGHGSSVLSAMNNLNSGSLQTRVGTNPSLLHHQTNLNPQYTQIRPHTIDPSQKFNLNASQLTNEVLQSQSQVQQSQQQVSSSYPQFFQNQTKLLLLQQQQQQQSQQNQISLPPDTLRQTSGTSLDEQMPGHELMTPSGALHSQVSQQIQASESQSNFFDVHSRAQFVNPLSGSEDFLVQIPQGSQQSLHPNVLVDNFQRCINNQSSESQTRDQFQLQPSRGVQVLNKLSSEEPSEFHQKITVKNEVQQPHMSLQGCNASAATMMPHFSSRLAPGLEESVGKSNYLKQIRWLLFLHHARRCPSPKGQCPEVNCLRVQELITHIRCCDSDSCEYARCKPSRVLLHHFHYCRAANCPVCVSVHSLMASCRIPARALSDAGSESQAVASNTTSKGRDSNEITGDMESRFTTMQLTCALADVVPGSQMDVDNGRIKRDGAIAELSDDKLAKCRKIQHASLLVTNNGSSAALHSSKDNSYGFQEAQFQNCKQTDMVMSVKCETFDTKTEQFISTGHEKFTTNGSGIEQNQIKIIDMKSNASNHVKCIVKQETLMVEEKIDQARNDIKQENFEKSTDQATASKSGKPKIKGVSLTELFTPEQIRDHIHSLRRWDGQSKAKAEKNQAIGHSMNENSCQLCAVEKLTFDPTPLYCSICGARIKRNAMYYTVGSGETRHYFCIPCYNEARSDTIAVEGSTLLKAKLEKKKNDEETEEWWVQCDKCEAWQHQICSLFNGRRNERGQAEYTCPNCYVKEIENGEHKPLPQSAVLGAKDLPTTILSDHIEQRLFKRLKQERMDRARLLGKNIEEVPGAEGLVVRVVSSVDKKLEVKRRFLEIFQEENYPKEFPYKSKALLLFQKIEGVEVCLFAMYVQEFGSECSFPNQRRVYLSYLDSVKYFRPDTISVTGEALRTVVYHEILIGYLEYCKKRGFTSCYIWACPPLKGEDYILYCHPEIQKTPKSDKLREWYLAMLRKATKENVVADVTNLYDHFFVNTGECKTKVTAARLPYFDGDYWPGAAEDMINQLCLEDDSRKQQKKGKTKSTISKRALKAAGHIDLSGNASKDALLMQKLGETIYPMKEDFIMVHLQHACTHCCELMVSGTRWVCNQCKNFQLCAKCNGLEQRFDERERHPITSQDKHVLCPIEINDVTMDTKDEDEILESEFFDTRQAFLSLCQGNHYQYDTLRRAKHSSMMVLYHLHNPTAPAFVMTCNVCQHDIETGQGWHCETCSDFDVCNGCYQKEGGIDHPHKLTNHPSTAECDAQNKEARQNRVLQLRKMLDLLVHASQCRIPQCQYPNCRKVKSLFRHGIQCKTRASGGCLLCKRMWYLLQLHSRACNKSECSVPRCRDLREHLRRLQQQSESRRRAAVMEMMRQRAAEVS